GGCCAATACTTTCCCGGTACAAACTCTCAAGTTCGTGCAGGTTTATTTGCTCCGTTCGCGCTGCTATATGCAAATTTGCGTCATCCCTACTTCCGAAAGTTTTTTCAATGGATCTTTGCCACCCTTGTATCGCTTCCGGTGCCACATCAGCAGAAAGCAGCTTCAAATACCCTTCCGGATCCAGTGGCATCACATAACGATTAAGGCGTTCCAAATATGAGTACCCCATCTTCTTGTAGAGCGGGACAATCGCTGGATTGCAGCCAAGTGTCAGAGTTACCTCGTTATTTTTTTCTGTTTCACGTATTAACAGGATACCTAGACCACTATTTCGCAATTTTTCATCAATCACCCACATGGTCAGGGCTGCCCCATTTAATGCTTGTCCATTCCAAATATATTGATTCGGTATAATTCCTAAAAAACCAACAATCTTGTCCTCTTTCAAAATCACAAGAGATTCTTGCTCTGATGCATGATTGATTCCCTGTTGTTGTTTTTGTGCTACCAGATATTGCCAGTCAAAAATTCTCTTGTCATACAATGCATGCGTTAGAGCCCAATTGGCTTGCAAAAACGAGATTACTTTGCCATAGTCCTCATTTGTATATTTTCGGATCAGCATGAATCTTTACCACTTTCCAACAGTTCATACAGCCCCCAATTTGGATGGTACACCCAGGCAATTTTGCGCTGATTGAATGCTTCTGCAGGCACCGGTTTTTGAATCACTTTAAATGCGTTTTGTTCTGCTTGACGAAGCGCCTCGTCGAGATCATTCACTTCAAAACAAATATGCATCAATTTATTCCCTTTTTTAATGCTGTTTCGAACAGGTGATTGCTCGCCAACCGGTTCAATGATCTCGACGCAACAGTCCCCCACCTGTACAAAACCAACCTTTACTTTTTGTATCGGATCATGTGTCAAAAAAGTTGAGTCCAAATTGATCTTCGCGACATCTTCAATCCCTAAACCAATATGATGAAACTTGGTATTTTCACCGAAAAAATGTAACTTCAGCACCCGAAATCACCTCTGAAATGAAGGTGTATTACTACTAATGTGTCATCCTAGTTTTTCTCCAACAATACTTACGATATCTTGTACTGACTGAATACCGGCAATTTCTTCTATTGAAAATGAACATCTCAGTTCCGCTTCAATTTCCAT
Above is a window of Fodinisporobacter ferrooxydans DNA encoding:
- a CDS encoding VOC family protein codes for the protein MLKLHFFGENTKFHHIGLGIEDVAKINLDSTFLTHDPIQKVKVGFVQVGDCCVEIIEPVGEQSPVRNSIKKGNKLMHICFEVNDLDEALRQAEQNAFKVIQKPVPAEAFNQRKIAWVYHPNWGLYELLESGKDSC
- a CDS encoding GNAT family N-acetyltransferase, with product MLIRKYTNEDYGKVISFLQANWALTHALYDKRIFDWQYLVAQKQQQGINHASEQESLVILKEDKIVGFLGIIPNQYIWNGQALNGAALTMWVIDEKLRNSGLGILLIRETEKNNEVTLTLGCNPAIVPLYKKMGYSYLERLNRYVMPLDPEGYLKLLSADVAPEAIQGWQRSIEKTFGSRDDANLHIAARTEQINLHELESLYRESIGRSLVFSRNRDADFWEWRYLNSPGYRYFFFGNPQAEGIVVARVERIINNENSEMDGRKVLRIIECIPKCTDVWNGHTDPLFTNLIRKVCMWGKHQGCVAADFQISTGRLESTLFEAGFRKQEADYLPDICSLAGLFQPFRYRVTPINFVWKVKQSGKEPIQIDPNDTYFVKSDCDMDRPNIWPLAEDWR